From the Lathyrus oleraceus cultivar Zhongwan6 chromosome 3, CAAS_Psat_ZW6_1.0, whole genome shotgun sequence genome, the window gagacaatattgcttagaagatttcatggagagctaattcccaaatAGTTGATCTGTTGTATccgaattccactttgaggtttttattaatttcagtttaatttcaatttcttttcaattcttcctataaactcgtttgcttaattcgactactttcgtttgcttaattcgattgtttcttataggatagagttgattaaatttgattgtttgtatgatcattaactataatcacgttagcgtagctttttcgttatcgtgtttgattaagtcgcgtcTGTTTAAATCagtttgcttaattcggaaattaggatcatacatcatataataccaatttgcgcttgtcagtgggtattgtaatcgaatgggattgaatccgctagggaattgaaattataagaatcgatgataagtcggaaatcgatacaatagattagcttatttatcaattttgcttttacctttaatcatcgATTTAATttttgaaccttaaaaacccccttattttcattcgtttggttataacattcaagagtccttgtgatacgatattcgagtgtcgcttccaTTTTACTAtacttttaaactcgtttttgacccgtgtgcgacagcggatcagaGGTACATAAGTGGTACACTACAATGCATTCTCCTTTTTCCACTAGGAAAAGAACACAAAGAGCTTGAATTAGTTGGCTTCTCTAATGTTGTCTTGTGTGATGAAAAGACTGACAGAAGAAGTACAACTAGCTACCTTTTCAAATTCCTTTGAGCACCTATGTCATGGTGCTCAAAGAAGAAATCATTGATTACGTCGTCTAGTTGTGAGGCTGAGTATGTTGTAGGTGTTGTTGCAGCATGTTAAGTCAATTGACTTCAATCCATATTGAATAACTTGAGGATCCAGTTAGAAAAGTCAATCAAGTTGATGATAGACAACAAATCAGCCATCCATCTAGCCCGAAATTCCATTGCACGTGGAAATAGAAAACATATAAGGACTAGGTTTTATTTTCTTAGAGACCAAGTCACAAAGAGTAAACTTGAAGTGATGTAATATCCAACCAAAGAACAAGTGGATGATTTTTCACCAAAGCTGTTAAAAGATTAAAATTCACAAAATTCAGAATGGAACTCGGAGTCATAGCATTTTATAGCTTAAATTAAGAAGAGATGATGAGTTTAATTCAAGTCAGGTTAGTAGGAGTTAGTTAGAATCAGTTTGTATAACTAACTCATTTGGTTAAATAGAAGTAGATTTTATTGTTAATTTGTTAAGTAACGCAGTTACTTGCTGAACAAGTAAAAACTTCCAAGTGTATATAAAACTTCTACGTGGATCAATGATTAAATCATCTTTAAATCTCACATATACTTTCTCAATCATTCTTTTCTTCGCTTATACTTTCTCAATCATTCTTTTCTTCGCTTTCCCTCGGTTATTATTTCCAACACAAAAATTGTTGTATTATTTTCTTCAAGAAACAATCaatttatcatcaaaatctaCCACGACTTTCtcactttttttttcttttaatttcatccATGTCTTCCTTTCTTAGAGTAAAATTTCTTTTGCAATAATAAGTTTTTTTTCATTGCTTTAACTGTTTTTCTATATCATCCACTCAAATTTATCTATAATCCTTGATTTAAAACTAATTGGTTGATGCTACTTACTTATGATAGCCAATGAACACAATAAGAAGAATGGAAAATGTTGATGTAATTATTGGGGAACAATCTTCCATAGAAGCTCCCTGGTGTTGCATGTATGAAACATCCTCCAGCATTGTGTCCTCTTTCTTTTTGTATGCTTTGATGGAACTCAGGTAGTAATCTCAAGATAGTattgaaatcattttcatataaaTCATTGAGGTAAATTTGGAACGTTGGTGGTGACCCATGGTTTAAGCTTAAGCTAATTTTATCAATCACCTTAATGATATTTGAGACCACCATAAGTGCATTTGGTCCGGAAGAACAACCCAAATCGACTACTTTCCAACAACTACTAAAAGTTGTTTTTGGTATCATCAGTTTTATGTTCTCATCAAGTAAGGCTTTCACTTTCATTATTGCTTTTTTCTGCACAACATTTATTTTGTATTATTATAGCACTTAGTATATTGAATGATCACGATTGGTTACATAAAGAAGAGTGCTCACAATTACATAAACTaatctataataataataatataaaaaaacaaaatataaTCTCTTACACCACTCTTAGTATTATTATGTCAAATGTGTTCTAAATTATCAAATTTAATGTTGTGGTTAGGCTGtaacaaaagaaaaagagaagatAATACCGGAATTAAGGAATTTTTAACATAGCTTGCTTCTCCTTCACCACTCTTCATACGAAGAACACGATCCATTGCCATGTGATATAACTGAATTATGTAATAATGACTAGACATGTCGTACATATTTATAGAAGGTAGCCActatttaattttaataaaatgaATGGGTCAGAAGAATAAGAACCACAGCTAATATGATATCTTTTTCATTGCATATTGCTACACTATTAATATCTCTCACTATgtgattttattattattattattattattattattattattattattattattattattattattattattaagaaTATTTAAGATAAATGTTTAAATTGAAAAAACAAATTATGTTGATATATATACTAGACAgtaaattttattaaattattattatagataaatatttaaattaaaaaaataaattatgttggaatgatttttatttaatattCAATTCACTCATAAATGTctaaaaattattaaaaataataaaagttaaCTAATTTATAGCAATTTCGCTAACAAAAATTGTAGAACAAATAAGTttgaaaatgttaatgttaacTATAAAAAATAAGACTCGAGGAATTTGTATAAAATAAATCAACTACTTCTAATTAAATAAGacaattaaaacaaaaaaatatatattgCTTATACCTAAAAAAATCAGGAATATTAGGTACACATATTATATAagtagaaaaagaaaaagaaaaaataaaaaacatataGTAATatattgaattaattaaataaataaatatattacTTATACCTAAAATAATGATGGCATAATACATACAAAATTTATATAActaaaaaaatagaaataaacaataaaaaacatataataattaataaattaattaaaaaataaaaatattgcTTATATCTAAAAGAATCATTGCATAATACATACAAAAATTACATAAGTAGAAAAATAGAAACAAACAATAAAAAAACATATCACAATATATTAAATTAATGAAATAGAAAAATTAAACAACATAGTCTTATTTAATTATTTCATCAATGGTATGGTTATACATGCAAAATaacaaacataataaaaataattaaacaACCTAATATCCTTTTTAAGTATAATCACCGGCTCAATTAAACGGGAGACTCAATTCTAATTTAAAAGTAGgttaaaaaaatataataattaaaaatgacacatcaaaaatataattatatattaataaaaaaaattaattataattattttgattTTGATCAATCTCATTTTTTTTTAATGTATTGAGCTTTTATCATAacattttaaaattaatttatttgTTATAATAGTATTTTATAtctattattaatattaatttaaaaattgAACATTTCAAAATTTTGGAGTCTTCATCATCATAAAATGAATCTATTTTGAATTAAAAATTTATGGAAGATACAAACCAATCTAGCCACATCATCATTGATATATGATCACAATTAATCTAAGCACAAATACAATCACTTACAAATTAGCTAAATAACTACACCACCAACATGGACGTTGCATGTCGAAATTATATAAATAACTATTAGTTAATGAATTAGTGGAGTTATAGAAAAATGACTAACCAAAGTTTTTGAATAAGAGTTAATAGATTAGTGGATTAGTGGACCCACATGAgttaatttaattattaataattaatttaaaaaataattataaaaagTTAGTGGGAAAATAACTAATGATAATGaataaataaacataaaaattaaaaattaaaaaattatcTTCATTTTTGACGTTAATTTTATTAAATAAGTTAAcaccttatatatatatatatatatatatatatatatatatatatatatatatatatatatatatatatatatatatatatatatatccgCGTCATGTCTAATTTATTAAAAATGTTAAAtttcaaatataaaaaaaaaagtgAGACTGAAGTATTAAAGAGTAAAAGGCATATAAGGATACGTAAGCCACAAATAAAGAAAAATGACAATTACTTAAAAACAACAACCACCCCAAACACATGGAAACTtgaaaacaacaaaaacaaccACTCTAAGGTACCACCTGCAAGAACCCGAAACCAAATAAACACCTCAAAAATGTAAACTTGAAAGAAAGATGAACGTGACAAGCCTGGACTCAAAGAAGCCAGAAGACAAACCTTCTTGTATAATCCTATAAGCAATAGGAGTAATTCACAAGCTGAGGTTAAATCCACCTCCGGGACCGGCAAATAGTCTTGCTCACCCCTCTatggatgatgagatgaagtctcttcatgataacTACATTTGAGAACCGATCAAGATATTTGTTGGAGCCAGATTAATGAGTTGTCAGTGGATTTTCATTTTATCTTGCCAATATTTAAAGTAAGAACCCTCAAAATTAGATGGTTTGTTAGAGACAGTGGCCGCAGAATTACCAATAACTTCTTCGTTAGTCATGACAATTTTTCTAACATCTTAAAATAGttatttttgaattttgaaaattGTCATAAAAGAATTTACTGAGATAAGTTGTGAAACAATTTGCTCTCTTTAAGACGCTTTTCACATTGTCCAAAATTATACAAAACAATCTAACTATCACGATGTCCATAGGATAAAATATCTTAGTTCTATATTGTACGATTATTATTTATACGGTAGATTATTGGTCTAAAAATACACCATCTAATGGTTCAAACCCAGTCAAATATGGTATAAGTACCACTCGTAATATCTAGTATATAGATCCGTAGTAATTCAATGAGTAGAATTTAAGAAAGTATTCGAAAAATTCAACGAATAAAAAGAAAGAGAGAAAAATGACGTTTCGATAATTCAAAATACGCAGAATTATGATAGTGAGaaagaaaaaattcaaaataaatttttATATATTTTCTAAAAATATACTAATAATAGTATACAAATAATAATGAAGGACATACACAAATAAGAGTCTATACACATACTAGTCAAAGAATTTTATAACAATGCTTCCATTAAGTATGCCATAAATCTCTATACCACTAACCACTACTACCCTTCTTGAATACTCATTTGACTTTTTTATTAAGGATCCTTAGTCACGAATAATACAATATTAGTAAACTCTAGGCTCTCTAACTCCAGAAGTTTTGCAATTAACTTTGCAAACCTTGAGAAGATTTCATCCACAATATTTTCATCAAA encodes:
- the LOC127129133 gene encoding xanthosine methyltransferase 2; translated protein: MAMDRVLRMKSGEGEASYVKNSLIPKKAIMKVKALLDENIKLMIPKTTFSSCWKVVDLGCSSGPNALMVVSNIIKVIDKISLSLNHGSPPTFQIYLNDLYENDFNTILRLLPEFHQSIQKERGHNAGGCFIHATPGSFYGRLFPNNYINIFHSSYCVHWLS